Proteins from a single region of Phycisphaeraceae bacterium D3-23:
- a CDS encoding YhcH/YjgK/YiaL family protein, whose product MIYDLFAQAACYRGVLPAMGDVLHALSLLDLASRPTGRETLLPDRADLIIDRYTPSQDRPVVWETHRQFADLQLMVVGEERFGWLPASAGPPVKTPYDPERDVCFYQAPEVGHSPAPSYLALTPGTFALFLPGDLHAPGLCPMAGTPQPVTKAVVKIRLDA is encoded by the coding sequence ATGATCTATGACCTCTTTGCCCAGGCGGCCTGCTACCGCGGCGTGCTGCCCGCGATGGGCGATGTGCTTCACGCGCTGTCACTGCTTGATCTCGCCAGCCGCCCCACCGGACGTGAGACGCTCTTGCCCGATCGCGCGGACCTCATCATTGATCGCTACACGCCGTCGCAGGATCGGCCGGTTGTGTGGGAGACGCACCGGCAGTTTGCGGACTTGCAATTGATGGTCGTCGGCGAAGAACGCTTCGGTTGGCTGCCTGCGTCCGCCGGCCCGCCTGTGAAGACGCCTTATGACCCCGAGCGCGACGTATGTTTTTACCAAGCGCCTGAGGTCGGGCATTCGCCAGCGCCGAGCTACTTGGCGCTGACGCCCGGCACGTTCGCGCTCTTCCTCCCCGGCGATCTCCACGCCCCGGGCTTGTGCCCGATGGCGGGCACACCGCAGCCCGTGACCAAGGCCGTCGTCAAGATCCGTTTGGATGCGTAG
- a CDS encoding PEP-CTERM sorting domain-containing protein — MNHLKIATTAIVMAGLAGAASAAHISNLADLIANDGTVQVGDKLFSNFDYASTGDMPDADRINVIEHTDAAGNFGIRFQAAFFDLPGGGASDALITFDVTVLDPNFLISDAHLAGNLDVLGGSGGSSFGGITETFLTANTNDDLSIFATEDSSVLADWVFFDTPTATLSVQKNITLFADDDAVATTLSFVDQTFSQIPEPGSLALLGLGGLALLRRRR, encoded by the coding sequence ATGAATCACCTCAAAATCGCGACGACCGCTATTGTAATGGCCGGACTGGCTGGGGCTGCGTCCGCTGCTCACATCAGCAACCTCGCCGACCTCATCGCCAATGATGGCACCGTGCAGGTGGGCGATAAACTCTTCAGCAACTTTGATTACGCGTCCACCGGCGACATGCCGGATGCCGACCGCATCAACGTCATCGAGCACACCGATGCCGCAGGCAACTTCGGCATCCGATTCCAGGCCGCCTTCTTCGACCTGCCCGGCGGCGGTGCCTCGGACGCATTGATCACCTTCGACGTGACCGTGCTGGACCCCAACTTCCTGATCTCCGACGCCCACCTCGCCGGCAACCTTGATGTGCTCGGTGGCAGCGGCGGAAGCTCCTTCGGTGGCATCACCGAGACCTTCCTCACCGCCAACACAAACGACGACCTGTCGATCTTCGCCACCGAAGACTCGTCGGTCCTCGCGGACTGGGTCTTCTTCGACACCCCCACCGCGACCCTCAGCGTGCAGAAGAACATCACCCTGTTCGCCGACGATGATGCCGTCGCGACCACGCTCTCTTTCGTCGATCAGACCTTCTCGCAGATCCCCGAGCCCGGCTCGCTGGCGCTGCTCGGCCTAGGCGGCCTCGCGCTGCTCCGCCGACGCCGCTGA
- the mnmG gene encoding tRNA uridine-5-carboxymethylaminomethyl(34) synthesis enzyme MnmG, which yields MNPETAIDVLVIGGGHAGAEAAWSASSVLMPRFLASGGLSGRVGLITMDPAKTGAMSCNPAIGGLAKGQIVREIDALGGLMGLASDATGIQFRVLNASRGAAVHGPRCQSDKYAYAREVQRLLGTRPNIETLPGLVEDFLVEDGRCVGVLYKPNPIDGPAIPSDGCCGEFGAIDHADKAIPLRAESVVLTTGTFMRAIMHKGADQTPGGRVGEGTADGISGALKRRGFELGRLKTGTPPRLKRGSLAVEGLEQQPGDASPVPFSEMVRSGPTLGKCGLRVDGAYEKVAGTFPPMPQIGCWITHTNAAAHDLIRDNLDLAPMYNGQIETAGPRYCPSIEDKVVRFADKTSHHVFLEPESLETDEVYCNGISTSLPAEVQDKVIRSLPGCADAVVLKYGYAVEYDMVRPHQIDATCETKVLPGLYTAGQINGTSGYEEAAGQGLIAGLNAARQVLGEGPIRLRRDEAYLGVMMDDLVTKVPVEPYRMFSSRAEHRLLLRSDNADQRLTEKGRSLGLVDDARWAVYEYKQQQREQILEAMRTAKHDGGRLIEYARRPEVDPTQLACLLQETGGVPITPDDPNTHRLLASILADLHYAGYVERQRRDIDRIAEQESATLPTSLDYAAVTGLRNEARLTLSKFRPTTLGQAGRLEGVNPADVMILSVHLSRVVDNASAV from the coding sequence ATGAACCCCGAGACGGCGATCGATGTGCTGGTGATCGGCGGCGGCCACGCGGGGGCGGAGGCCGCGTGGTCGGCGTCCAGCGTGCTGATGCCCCGATTCCTGGCGTCTGGGGGCCTATCGGGCCGGGTCGGGCTCATCACCATGGACCCCGCCAAGACCGGGGCGATGTCCTGCAACCCCGCGATCGGCGGACTGGCCAAAGGGCAGATCGTCCGCGAGATCGACGCCCTGGGTGGGCTTATGGGGCTCGCCAGCGACGCGACGGGCATCCAGTTCCGCGTCCTCAACGCCAGCCGGGGTGCCGCCGTCCACGGCCCGCGCTGCCAATCCGACAAATACGCCTACGCCCGAGAGGTCCAGCGCCTGCTCGGCACCCGGCCCAACATCGAAACCCTGCCCGGCCTGGTCGAGGACTTCCTCGTCGAAGACGGTCGATGCGTCGGCGTGCTCTACAAACCCAACCCGATCGACGGCCCGGCGATCCCCAGCGACGGGTGCTGTGGCGAGTTCGGGGCGATCGACCACGCGGACAAGGCCATCCCACTCCGGGCCGAGTCGGTGGTGCTGACGACGGGGACATTCATGCGGGCGATCATGCACAAGGGCGCGGACCAGACGCCCGGCGGGCGCGTCGGCGAAGGCACGGCCGACGGCATCAGCGGGGCGCTCAAGCGGCGCGGCTTCGAGCTTGGCCGGCTCAAGACCGGCACGCCGCCGCGGCTCAAACGCGGGTCGCTCGCGGTCGAGGGGCTGGAGCAACAGCCGGGGGATGCGTCACCCGTGCCGTTCAGCGAGATGGTGCGGAGTGGTCCCACACTTGGGAAGTGTGGGCTTCGGGTAGACGGCGCTTACGAAAAAGTGGCTGGCACGTTCCCGCCGATGCCGCAGATCGGTTGCTGGATCACGCACACCAACGCGGCGGCGCATGACCTGATCCGTGACAACCTCGACCTTGCCCCGATGTACAACGGCCAGATCGAGACGGCCGGGCCGCGCTACTGCCCGAGCATCGAGGACAAGGTCGTCCGCTTCGCCGACAAGACCAGCCACCACGTGTTCCTCGAGCCCGAGTCGCTCGAGACCGACGAGGTCTACTGCAACGGCATCAGCACCTCGCTGCCCGCCGAGGTGCAGGACAAGGTGATCCGTTCACTGCCCGGCTGCGCGGATGCGGTGGTGTTGAAGTATGGGTATGCCGTCGAGTACGACATGGTCCGCCCGCACCAGATTGACGCGACGTGCGAGACGAAAGTATTGCCCGGGCTGTACACCGCCGGCCAGATCAACGGCACCTCGGGCTACGAAGAGGCCGCAGGCCAGGGGCTCATCGCCGGTCTCAACGCCGCGCGGCAGGTGCTCGGCGAAGGGCCGATTCGGCTCCGCCGCGACGAGGCGTACCTCGGCGTGATGATGGACGACCTCGTGACGAAAGTGCCCGTCGAGCCCTACCGCATGTTCAGCTCGCGGGCCGAGCACCGGCTGCTGCTTCGCTCGGACAACGCCGACCAGCGGCTCACCGAGAAGGGCCGATCGCTTGGGCTGGTCGATGACGCACGCTGGGCCGTCTACGAGTACAAGCAACAGCAGCGCGAACAAATCCTCGAAGCCATGCGCACCGCCAAGCACGACGGCGGCCGACTGATCGAATACGCCCGCCGACCCGAAGTCGATCCCACACAGCTGGCCTGTTTGCTTCAGGAAACAGGCGGCGTTCCCATCACCCCCGACGACCCCAACACCCACCGCCTGCTCGCGTCGATCCTCGCCGACCTGCATTACGCCGGCTACGTCGAACGCCAGCGGCGCGACATCGACCGCATCGCCGAGCAGGAGTCCGCGACGCTCCCGACATCGCTCGACTACGCCGCCGTCACCGGGCTGCGTAACGAGGCACGGCTCACGCTCAGCAAGTTCCGCCCGACCACCCTGGGACAGGCCGGCCGACTCGAAGGCGTCAACCCGGCGGACGTGATGATCCTGAGCGTCCACCTGTCGCGCGTTGTTGATAACGCCTCTGCGGTTTGA
- the zwf gene encoding glucose-6-phosphate dehydrogenase — MPETPPPARCLVVIFGASGDLTKRKLLPALYHLWESGEAPKDLAVVGVSRTKYTDSAYREELYDFVPDAYDKDKWAEFSKRVHYHAADATKQGDWDSIKDRMSALAKEHDTGDNVLFYLSVSPQFFEPIIKNIGSAEIVTEGRKYCSIEPNKCWQRIVVEKPFGSDPSSAAHLNRVLAGVFDEDSIYRIDHYLGKELVQNMLVLRFANTIFEPLWNRDYIDHVQITASETVAVEGRGSYYDSPAGGAMRDMVQSHLLQVLSVVAMEPPVSMDAADIRTEKIKVFKALRVPKADNVPDIAVRGQYSAGTVDGKSVKAYRENDGVADDSQADTYAAMRFQVDTWRWGGVPFFLRSGKAMAEKKTEVVIYFKPTPHCLFLDKTQDMKANQIVINIQPDEGIRIRFEGKVPGSGLKMKEVVMDFDYVEQWKTDPPDGYATLLNEAMKGDQTLFKHRDEIESAWDAVQPVLDYWKAHPQSDLPNYAAGTWGPPASDLMMQREGRYWRNG; from the coding sequence ATGCCTGAAACCCCTCCGCCCGCGCGTTGCCTCGTCGTCATCTTCGGTGCCTCCGGCGACCTGACCAAACGCAAGCTCCTGCCCGCGCTCTACCACCTCTGGGAATCGGGTGAAGCGCCCAAGGACCTCGCCGTCGTCGGCGTCAGCCGGACCAAGTACACCGATTCCGCCTACCGCGAAGAGCTCTACGACTTCGTCCCCGACGCGTACGACAAAGACAAGTGGGCCGAGTTCTCCAAGCGGGTCCACTACCACGCCGCCGACGCGACCAAGCAGGGCGACTGGGACAGCATCAAGGACCGCATGTCCGCCCTGGCCAAGGAGCACGACACGGGCGACAACGTCCTGTTCTACCTCTCGGTCTCGCCCCAGTTTTTCGAGCCCATCATCAAGAACATCGGCAGCGCCGAGATCGTCACCGAAGGCCGCAAGTACTGCTCCATCGAGCCCAACAAGTGCTGGCAGCGCATCGTTGTCGAGAAGCCCTTCGGCTCGGACCCGTCCTCGGCCGCGCACCTCAACCGTGTGCTGGCGGGTGTGTTCGACGAAGACTCGATCTACCGCATCGACCACTACCTCGGTAAAGAGCTCGTACAGAACATGCTCGTGTTGCGGTTTGCCAACACGATCTTCGAGCCGTTGTGGAACCGCGACTACATCGACCACGTGCAGATCACCGCGAGCGAGACCGTCGCCGTCGAAGGGCGGGGCAGCTACTACGACAGCCCGGCCGGCGGCGCGATGCGCGACATGGTGCAGAGCCACCTCTTGCAGGTGCTCTCGGTGGTCGCGATGGAGCCGCCGGTGAGCATGGACGCGGCCGACATCCGCACGGAGAAGATCAAGGTTTTCAAGGCCCTGCGCGTGCCCAAGGCCGACAACGTCCCCGACATCGCGGTGCGTGGCCAATACTCGGCGGGCACGGTCGATGGCAAATCCGTCAAGGCGTATCGCGAGAACGACGGCGTCGCCGACGACAGCCAGGCCGACACCTACGCCGCGATGCGGTTCCAGGTCGACACCTGGCGGTGGGGCGGCGTGCCGTTCTTCCTACGCTCGGGCAAGGCGATGGCGGAAAAAAAGACCGAAGTCGTGATCTACTTCAAGCCCACGCCGCACTGCCTGTTCCTCGACAAGACCCAGGACATGAAGGCCAATCAGATCGTCATCAACATCCAGCCCGACGAAGGCATCCGAATCCGCTTCGAGGGCAAGGTGCCCGGCTCGGGGCTCAAGATGAAAGAAGTCGTCATGGACTTCGACTATGTCGAGCAGTGGAAGACAGACCCGCCCGACGGCTACGCGACACTGCTCAACGAGGCGATGAAGGGCGACCAGACCCTCTTCAAGCACCGCGACGAGATCGAGAGCGCGTGGGACGCCGTGCAGCCGGTGCTCGATTACTGGAAGGCCCATCCGCAGAGCGACCTGCCCAACTACGCGGCCGGGACATGGGGCCCGCCGGCGTCGGATTTGATGATGCAGCGCGAGGGGCGGTACTGGCGTAACGGGTAG
- the pgl gene encoding 6-phosphogluconolactonase, translating to MLKLTGTVHVAPDTHQLFDDLGSALVGAAQRAIQERGVFHLALSGGGTPEPFYMSLVTDPRYRLFPWQQTHLWIVDERRVPEDDEKSNIKMIRESLVYQVPIPELSVHPMPVLADDPALDYEAALSAAFGGMVHPQVPRLDFILLGMGGDAHTASLFPQSPALGVADRWIACNDGERVVPPPRVTMTYPLINAAREVAVLLVGAGKHATLKQIEAQLADGGPDIAELPITGIDPAPQGGELTWFLDHAAANG from the coding sequence ATGCTCAAACTCACCGGCACCGTCCACGTCGCCCCCGACACGCACCAGCTCTTCGACGACCTGGGGTCGGCTCTCGTCGGCGCGGCGCAGAGAGCCATCCAGGAACGCGGCGTCTTCCACCTCGCGCTCTCCGGCGGCGGTACGCCCGAGCCGTTCTACATGTCGCTCGTCACCGACCCGCGCTACCGCCTGTTTCCCTGGCAGCAGACCCACCTCTGGATCGTCGACGAGCGCCGCGTGCCCGAGGACGATGAGAAGTCGAACATCAAGATGATCCGCGAGTCGCTGGTGTACCAGGTGCCGATCCCCGAGCTGTCGGTCCACCCGATGCCCGTCCTGGCCGACGACCCAGCCCTCGACTACGAGGCCGCGCTGAGCGCGGCGTTCGGCGGGATGGTCCACCCACAAGTCCCCCGGCTGGACTTTATCCTCCTGGGCATGGGCGGCGACGCGCACACCGCCAGCTTGTTCCCCCAGTCGCCCGCGCTCGGGGTGGCCGACCGCTGGATCGCGTGCAACGACGGCGAGCGCGTTGTCCCGCCGCCGCGCGTGACAATGACCTACCCCCTGATCAACGCGGCACGCGAGGTGGCGGTCCTGCTGGTCGGTGCCGGTAAGCACGCGACGCTGAAACAGATCGAGGCCCAGCTCGCCGACGGCGGGCCCGACATCGCCGAACTCCCCATCACCGGGATCGACCCCGCGCCCCAAGGCGGCGAGCTGACGTGGTTCCTCGACCACGCTGCGGCGAATGGGTAG
- a CDS encoding pyridoxamine 5'-phosphate oxidase family protein produces the protein MADRSTITDRDRAFISKQRMFFVATAPLAGDGLVNVSPKGLDGTFAVIDDTTVGYLDLTGSGIETVAHLRENGRIVLMFNAFEGPPNILRIQGKGEAVEPGDAGYAELAAHFPDMPGVRSIIKVTAQRVSDTCGFGVPFYEYKGQRDTLTDWAAKKGADGIATYQRAKNAQSLDGLPGLKSLD, from the coding sequence ATGGCAGACCGCAGCACGATTACCGATCGGGACCGCGCTTTTATTTCGAAGCAGCGGATGTTCTTTGTCGCGACCGCGCCGCTGGCCGGGGACGGGCTGGTGAACGTATCGCCCAAGGGGCTCGACGGGACGTTCGCGGTGATCGACGACACGACCGTTGGGTACCTCGACCTGACCGGCTCGGGGATCGAGACCGTTGCGCACCTGCGGGAGAACGGGCGGATCGTGCTCATGTTCAATGCGTTCGAGGGCCCGCCCAACATCCTGCGGATCCAGGGCAAGGGCGAGGCCGTTGAGCCGGGCGACGCGGGGTATGCGGAACTGGCGGCGCACTTCCCCGACATGCCGGGTGTGCGGTCGATCATTAAGGTCACGGCCCAGCGTGTGTCGGACACCTGCGGCTTCGGCGTGCCTTTCTATGAGTACAAGGGCCAACGCGATACGCTGACGGACTGGGCCGCGAAGAAGGGGGCCGACGGGATCGCGACGTATCAGCGTGCGAAGAACGCGCAGAGTTTGGACGGGCTGCCGGGGCTGAAGTCGTTGGACTGA